The Janthinobacterium lividum genome has a window encoding:
- a CDS encoding TonB-dependent receptor — protein sequence MHPRHSSASLSLPATPLRAIVLACTMLGAPSAWAQDAQATASTGTGTTAETAGASIDQVTVVGSRARNRTVFDSSVPIDRFGAREVSNALSTGDVGAALQNLSPSINFPRIESSGASDSVRGIQLRGLAPDQVLVLINGKRRHTSAVLDTESSFAGTVPVDINAIPPNAIDHIEILRDGAGAQYGSDAVAGVINIVLKKARTGGAASVSYGANHTHFDPTDQTLTDGQTVIVNADYGVPLGEAGFFHFGAETRRRSPTERAGPSDAGWTSYNYTPADQALDGKVVFKSGDSRQRNNYLFYNTQLTLANGLDLYSFATLNERKSDGSAYFRYPGDPSNVLALYPNGYRPVTNGDKRDLSIEAGVRGSAGEWNWDASARHGSDRFDYGVSHSVNASLGAASPTRFKLAGFDFRQNALNIDATRSIDIGLPAPLNLAVGAEWMRETYTSSAGDPASYAAGSFTDAPPGAQAGPGLRPSDAYDGSRQIRSVYADVESDLTPRLLVGAAARYSDYSDFGSASTGKLSTRYKVTDNFLVRGSLSNSFRAPALVQTGFRFATLNFNADGTALQTAALLPASDPLARSFGAQQLKPEKSTNVSLGLAWKPAAATSVTVDAYVIRIRDRITRSSDLQSDAVTAYLAANGRSDIQSVAYLANLLDTRTKGLDVVLNHDLAFTSGKLNLNAALNLNKTSLDKVRQSSAALTNIDPSLTLLTETSLFRIKHASPTSKLILGADWQAAGWGVQARATRFGELKDFSYDSDAPLIDGIPAQRFGAVWSLDLEGQLKLSKQLTLSVGGNNILDRYPQRVRETNNATYGGALPYNFINPIGVNGAYFYAKLNYTF from the coding sequence TTGCATCCGCGCCATTCATCCGCCTCTCTCTCCCTTCCCGCCACGCCGCTGCGCGCCATCGTGCTGGCCTGCACCATGCTGGGCGCACCGTCCGCCTGGGCCCAGGACGCGCAAGCCACCGCCAGCACAGGCACAGGCACCACCGCTGAAACGGCTGGCGCCAGCATCGACCAGGTCACCGTCGTCGGCTCGCGCGCACGCAACCGCACAGTGTTCGACAGCAGCGTGCCCATCGACCGCTTCGGTGCGCGCGAAGTGAGCAATGCGCTGTCGACAGGCGACGTGGGCGCGGCCCTGCAAAACCTGTCGCCCTCGATCAACTTCCCCCGCATCGAGTCGAGCGGCGCGTCGGATTCCGTGCGCGGCATCCAGTTGCGGGGACTGGCGCCCGACCAGGTACTGGTGCTGATCAACGGCAAGCGCCGCCACACGAGCGCCGTGCTCGACACGGAAAGCAGCTTTGCCGGCACCGTGCCGGTCGACATCAATGCCATTCCACCGAACGCCATCGACCACATCGAAATCCTGCGCGACGGCGCGGGCGCCCAGTACGGCAGCGACGCCGTGGCGGGCGTCATCAACATCGTGCTGAAAAAAGCCCGCACGGGCGGCGCCGCTTCCGTCAGCTATGGCGCCAACCACACGCATTTCGATCCGACAGATCAAACCCTGACGGATGGCCAGACCGTCATCGTCAACGCCGACTATGGCGTGCCGCTGGGCGAGGCGGGATTCTTCCACTTCGGCGCGGAAACGCGACGCCGCTCGCCCACGGAACGGGCCGGCCCCAGCGACGCGGGCTGGACTTCCTACAACTACACGCCGGCCGACCAGGCGCTTGACGGCAAGGTCGTATTCAAGTCGGGTGACTCGCGCCAGCGCAACAACTATTTGTTCTACAACACCCAGCTCACCCTGGCCAACGGCCTGGACCTGTATTCGTTTGCCACCCTCAACGAGCGCAAATCGGACGGCAGCGCCTACTTCCGCTATCCGGGCGACCCGTCGAACGTACTGGCCCTGTATCCGAACGGCTACCGCCCCGTCACCAATGGCGACAAGCGCGACCTCAGCATCGAGGCCGGCGTGCGCGGCAGCGCGGGCGAGTGGAACTGGGACGCCAGCGCGCGCCACGGCAGCGACCGCTTTGACTACGGCGTGAGCCACTCCGTCAACGCCTCGCTGGGTGCAGCCAGCCCCACGCGTTTCAAGCTGGCCGGCTTCGACTTCCGCCAGAACGCCTTGAACATCGATGCCACGCGCAGCATCGACATCGGTCTGCCCGCGCCTCTGAACCTGGCGGTGGGCGCAGAATGGATGCGCGAAACCTACACCAGCTCGGCTGGCGACCCCGCTTCGTACGCGGCCGGCAGCTTCACGGACGCTCCGCCGGGCGCGCAGGCGGGACCGGGCCTGCGCCCGTCGGACGCCTATGACGGCAGCCGGCAGATCCGCTCCGTGTATGCGGACGTGGAAAGCGACCTCACGCCGCGCCTGCTGGTGGGCGCCGCCGCCCGCTATTCCGACTACAGCGACTTCGGCAGCGCCAGCACGGGCAAGCTGTCCACGCGCTATAAAGTGACGGACAACTTCCTCGTGCGCGGCTCGCTGTCAAACAGCTTCCGCGCGCCAGCCCTCGTGCAGACGGGATTCCGCTTCGCCACACTGAACTTCAACGCCGATGGCACGGCCCTGCAAACGGCAGCCCTGCTACCGGCCAGCGACCCGCTGGCGCGCAGCTTCGGCGCACAACAGCTCAAGCCGGAAAAGTCGACCAACGTATCGCTGGGCCTGGCCTGGAAACCGGCCGCCGCCACCAGCGTGACGGTCGATGCCTACGTGATCCGCATCCGCGACCGCATCACGCGCTCGAGCGACTTGCAAAGCGACGCCGTCACCGCCTACCTGGCCGCCAATGGCCGCAGCGACATCCAGTCCGTGGCCTACCTGGCCAACCTGCTCGACACGCGGACTAAAGGACTGGACGTGGTGCTGAATCACGACCTGGCGTTCACATCAGGCAAGCTGAACCTGAACGCGGCGCTGAACCTGAACAAGACCAGCCTCGACAAGGTGCGCCAAAGTTCCGCCGCATTGACCAATATCGATCCCAGTCTGACCCTGCTGACGGAGACGAGTTTGTTCCGCATCAAACATGCGTCACCGACCAGCAAGTTGATCCTGGGCGCCGACTGGCAGGCTGCCGGCTGGGGCGTGCAGGCGCGCGCCACGCGCTTTGGCGAGCTGAAAGATTTTTCGTATGACAGCGATGCGCCCTTGATCGACGGTATCCCCGCACAGCGCTTCGGCGCCGTCTGGTCGCTGGACCTGGAAGGCCAATTGAAACTGAGCAAGCAACTGACCTTGAGCGTGGGCGGCAACAACATCCTCGACCGCTATCCGCAGCGCGTGCGGGAAACAAATAACGCCACGTATGGCGGCGCCCTGCCCTACAATTTTATCAACCCCATCGGCGTCAATGGCGCGTACTTCTACGCCAAGCTCAACTACACGTTCTAA
- a CDS encoding S-adenosyl-l-methionine hydroxide adenosyltransferase family protein: protein MIIKRLSHLVAGACLSTLLLSTAQAAAPLVLMTDFGTADGAVSAMHGVAYGVDPQLTISDLTHQIPDYDIWLGAYRLYQTANYWPQGTVFVSVIDPGVGTARRSVVLKTKGGRYFVGPDNGLFTLIAERDGVAELREIDEKVNRLAGSAESYTFHGRDVYAYVGARLASGAISYEQVGPQLPSESVVKIAYQKPVRDGNTIRGIVPVLDVKYGNVWTNIPKSLLDELQVKLHDPLQVRILHKGKQVAKVTAPFENTFGGVAKGKPLVYLNSLLDVAVAISQGDFAAKHHIESGVDWEVEVSKAPAAK, encoded by the coding sequence ATGATCATCAAACGCCTCTCCCACCTCGTCGCCGGCGCCTGCCTGAGCACCCTCCTTCTGTCCACCGCCCAGGCTGCCGCGCCGCTGGTACTGATGACAGACTTCGGCACGGCCGATGGCGCCGTGTCGGCCATGCATGGCGTGGCCTATGGCGTCGATCCCCAGCTGACCATCTCGGACCTGACGCACCAGATTCCCGACTACGACATCTGGCTGGGCGCCTACCGCTTGTACCAGACAGCCAATTACTGGCCGCAAGGCACGGTCTTTGTGTCCGTCATCGATCCAGGCGTGGGCACGGCGCGCAGGTCGGTGGTGCTGAAAACCAAGGGTGGACGCTACTTCGTGGGGCCGGACAATGGCCTGTTCACCCTGATCGCCGAACGCGATGGCGTGGCGGAACTGCGCGAAATCGATGAAAAGGTCAACCGCCTGGCTGGCTCCGCCGAGTCGTACACCTTCCATGGCCGCGACGTGTACGCGTATGTCGGTGCGCGCCTGGCGTCGGGCGCCATCAGCTATGAACAGGTGGGCCCGCAATTGCCGAGCGAATCCGTGGTGAAGATCGCGTATCAAAAACCTGTGCGCGACGGCAATACCATTCGCGGTATCGTGCCCGTGCTCGACGTCAAGTATGGCAATGTGTGGACGAATATCCCGAAATCCCTGCTCGACGAGTTGCAGGTAAAACTGCACGATCCGTTGCAAGTGCGCATTTTGCACAAGGGCAAGCAAGTGGCCAAGGTCACGGCGCCATTCGAGAACACGTTTGGCGGCGTCGCCAAGGGCAAGCCCCTGGTCTACCTGAACAGTCTGCTCGACGTGGCCGTCGCCATCAGCCAGGGTGACTTTGCCGCAAAGCATCACATTGAGTCGGGCGTGGATTGGGAAGTGGAAGTGAGCAAGGCTCCAGCCGCCAAATAA
- a CDS encoding efflux RND transporter permease subunit, which yields MFLSDFSIKRPTATIVLILAMMCVGLLALKKLRVNQNPDVEVPFIVVSIPYPGASPDTVEREVVNRLEKSLQSISGVTEVNSDSNEGSASIFLKFSFNTNLIEASDNIRNAIAAVRYKLPTEMREPILQRIDPAAEPIMQLALSSNTQSHAEISRLAEDVLSDRFRTVDGVALVNVGGSLKRELSVLLRAEKLREYNVSVSDVVTALRNQNTNAPVGKVRGTLDEKSIRLVGRIESPSDFEKVVIKRRGEEIVRLAQVATIEDGFAEVNSLSMRSGKPNVGISITRVRDASTVSVANKIRDMVAEINKTLPKGTILQVTRDGGENAQHSLNNVIESLVLGAVLTIFVVYAFLNSWRSTLITALSLPTSVIAAFIAVWLCGFTLNFMTLLGLSLAIGVLIDDAIVVRENIVRHMQMGKDRRTAALEGTAEIGMAVAATTFSIIAVFIPVAFMPGISGEWFRPFALTVTCSVLVSLGISFTLDPMLSAYWGDPVEEHSAPKKGIGRVLEKFNHWFDHQADRYGRVIAWALHHRRWMAVIAFGSLVGAIVLHATHGGTSFLPASDSGNLMINVRTPSSSSIEYSRLKLEAAAVLARTLPETKDTNSSINAGGGRVYVDIGKRNTRKRSAKEIAVELREKMSRLVGAEYVVQDDLSNGSQKPIQVEFTGPDSRKLMEITNAYMDKLRAIPGAVDVGLSEQDPKNELQIELNRGLANSMGISVNDAAQSLRVAFAGVEVGDWVDPTGETRDVAVRLHPDDRVASENIERLPISVTGTSQMVPLDQIATITMGKGPSGIEHKNGKRTITVSANAQGRSNGEVTSDAMKLANSIDFPPGYGLALGGAGQDQQELFTEMLIALVMGIGLMYLILVMQFGSFTAPVAVMMSLPLSLIGVVVALVITNNTLNLMSFIGIIMLMGLVAKNAILLLDAARKREEEGHGREDALMYAGRMRLRPILMTTFALIAGMFPVALGLGEGGEFYRPLAIAIIGGTITSTILTLLVVPTFYDSIEIARDGAVAKFHRRAARMPVAVAMILTLLECVLTLLLVRFVYRMLKKAVLFLMGRRAPKATAVSLQK from the coding sequence ATGTTTCTTTCCGATTTCAGTATCAAGCGGCCTACCGCCACCATCGTCCTGATTCTGGCCATGATGTGTGTCGGCCTGCTGGCGCTCAAGAAATTGCGCGTCAACCAGAATCCGGACGTCGAAGTGCCTTTCATCGTCGTCAGCATTCCTTACCCTGGCGCATCCCCTGATACGGTCGAGCGCGAAGTGGTGAACCGCCTGGAAAAGTCCTTGCAAAGCATTTCCGGCGTGACCGAAGTCAACAGCGATTCGAATGAAGGTTCGGCCAGCATCTTCCTGAAGTTTTCCTTCAATACCAACCTGATCGAAGCGTCCGACAATATCCGCAATGCGATTGCCGCCGTGCGCTACAAGTTGCCGACGGAAATGCGCGAGCCTATCTTGCAGCGCATCGACCCGGCTGCCGAACCGATCATGCAACTGGCGCTGTCGTCGAATACGCAAAGCCATGCGGAAATTTCGCGCCTGGCCGAGGACGTGCTGTCGGACCGCTTCCGCACCGTCGATGGCGTGGCGCTGGTCAACGTGGGCGGTTCGCTCAAGCGCGAACTGTCCGTGCTGCTGCGGGCGGAAAAATTGCGTGAATACAATGTGTCCGTCAGCGATGTCGTGACCGCCTTGCGCAACCAGAACACGAATGCACCGGTGGGCAAGGTGCGCGGCACCCTGGACGAGAAAAGCATCCGCCTCGTGGGCCGTATCGAGTCGCCAAGCGACTTCGAGAAAGTGGTGATCAAGCGCCGCGGCGAGGAAATCGTGCGCCTGGCGCAAGTGGCCACCATCGAGGATGGCTTTGCTGAAGTCAACAGCCTGAGCATGCGCAGCGGCAAGCCCAACGTGGGCATTTCGATCACCCGCGTGCGCGACGCCTCCACCGTCAGCGTGGCCAACAAGATCCGCGACATGGTGGCGGAAATCAACAAGACCTTACCGAAAGGCACGATCCTGCAAGTGACGCGCGACGGTGGCGAAAACGCCCAGCATAGCTTGAACAACGTGATTGAATCGCTGGTGCTGGGCGCCGTGCTGACGATTTTCGTCGTCTACGCCTTCCTGAACTCCTGGCGTTCGACCCTGATCACGGCGCTGAGCCTGCCTACGTCCGTGATTGCCGCCTTCATTGCCGTGTGGCTGTGCGGCTTTACCCTGAACTTCATGACCTTGCTGGGCCTGTCGCTGGCCATCGGCGTGCTGATCGATGATGCCATCGTGGTGCGTGAAAACATCGTGCGCCACATGCAGATGGGCAAGGACCGCCGTACGGCTGCGCTGGAAGGCACGGCCGAGATCGGTATGGCCGTGGCCGCCACGACCTTCTCCATCATCGCCGTTTTCATTCCCGTGGCCTTCATGCCCGGTATCTCTGGCGAATGGTTCCGTCCGTTTGCCTTGACGGTGACGTGCTCGGTGCTCGTCAGCCTGGGCATTTCGTTTACGCTCGACCCCATGCTGTCGGCCTACTGGGGTGACCCGGTTGAGGAGCACTCGGCGCCGAAAAAAGGTATCGGCCGCGTGTTGGAAAAATTCAACCACTGGTTCGACCACCAGGCCGACCGTTACGGGCGCGTGATTGCCTGGGCCCTGCATCACCGCCGCTGGATGGCTGTCATCGCCTTCGGCAGCCTGGTGGGCGCCATTGTTCTGCACGCTACACATGGCGGCACGAGTTTCCTGCCGGCATCCGATTCGGGCAATCTGATGATCAATGTGCGCACGCCCTCGTCGAGCAGCATCGAATATTCGCGTTTGAAACTGGAAGCGGCGGCCGTGCTGGCGCGTACCTTGCCTGAAACCAAGGATACCAACAGCTCCATCAATGCCGGCGGCGGAAGAGTCTATGTCGACATCGGCAAGCGCAACACCCGCAAGCGTTCGGCCAAGGAAATTGCCGTCGAGCTGCGCGAGAAGATGTCGCGCCTGGTGGGCGCCGAATACGTGGTGCAGGATGACTTGAGCAATGGTTCGCAAAAGCCGATCCAGGTGGAATTCACGGGTCCGGATTCGCGTAAACTGATGGAAATCACCAACGCCTACATGGACAAGCTGCGCGCAATTCCCGGCGCCGTCGATGTGGGCCTGTCCGAGCAAGACCCGAAAAACGAACTGCAGATTGAGCTCAACCGTGGCCTGGCCAACTCGATGGGCATTTCCGTCAATGACGCGGCGCAATCGTTGCGCGTGGCGTTCGCCGGCGTGGAAGTGGGCGACTGGGTCGATCCGACGGGCGAGACGCGCGACGTCGCCGTGCGCCTGCATCCCGACGACCGCGTGGCATCGGAAAACATCGAGCGCCTGCCGATCAGCGTGACGGGCACCTCGCAAATGGTACCGCTCGACCAGATCGCCACCATTACCATGGGCAAGGGACCTTCCGGCATCGAGCACAAGAATGGCAAGCGCACGATCACCGTGTCGGCCAATGCGCAAGGCCGCTCGAACGGCGAAGTGACGAGCGACGCCATGAAACTGGCCAACTCCATCGACTTCCCGCCCGGCTACGGCCTGGCGCTCGGCGGCGCCGGCCAGGACCAGCAAGAGCTGTTCACGGAAATGCTGATCGCGCTGGTGATGGGTATCGGCCTGATGTATTTGATCCTGGTGATGCAGTTCGGTTCCTTCACGGCACCCGTGGCCGTGATGATGTCCTTGCCGCTGAGCTTGATCGGCGTGGTGGTGGCGCTGGTGATCACCAACAACACCCTCAACCTGATGAGCTTTATCGGCATCATCATGCTGATGGGCCTGGTTGCCAAGAACGCCATCCTGCTGCTCGACGCGGCGCGCAAGCGCGAGGAAGAGGGCCATGGCCGCGAAGACGCACTGATGTATGCAGGCCGCATGCGGCTGCGCCCCATCCTGATGACGACGTTTGCGCTGATCGCCGGCATGTTCCCTGTGGCGCTGGGCCTGGGCGAAGGCGGCGAGTTCTACCGTCCATTGGCGATCGCCATCATCGGCGGCACCATTACCTCGACGATTTTGACCCTGCTGGTCGTGCCGACCTTCTATGACAGCATCGAAATCGCCCGTGATGGCGCCGTGGCCAAGTTCCATCGCCGCGCCGCGCGCATGCCGGTGGCCGTGGCCATGATCCTGACCCTGCTCGAATGCGTGCTGACCCTGCTGCTGGTGCGCTTCGTCTACCGCATGCTGAAAAAGGCCGTGCTGTTCCTGATGGGACGCCGCGCGCCGAAGGCAACGGCGGTCAGCCTGCAAAAGTAG
- a CDS encoding efflux RND transporter periplasmic adaptor subunit — translation MLRKTLFVLAIASALAACGKESKDPGKGAGKGGKEQAGAAVNLLVSPEDLLTIQSNALASGPVITGSVQPERNADLRAEVSAVVIQVMKENGEVVKRGDVLVRLDETSIRDSLNSAEEASRAASQVLEQSERMFQRMKTLRASGMTSTQALEDAEIRRNNAQSDLSAAKSRAAQARQQLQRTLVRAPFDGIVSERKVSNGDTAQIGKELIKVIDPTSMRLEGLVSADKIGVVKVGQPVLFRINGYPGQDFAGKVRRVDPAANAVTRQVAVLVDFNDKEQPRVAGLYAEGRIETETVSALMIPDSALVKAGDVTYTWKVKDKALHKVNLRIGARDVRTGQWEVQSGLASGDTVLRTPGSTFKDGQKVELTAAKAVPAAAVASSSTAVAGKGN, via the coding sequence ATGTTGCGCAAAACCCTGTTTGTTCTGGCAATCGCTTCTGCCCTGGCCGCCTGCGGCAAAGAGTCCAAAGATCCTGGCAAAGGCGCTGGCAAGGGGGGCAAGGAACAGGCGGGCGCTGCCGTCAATTTGCTGGTATCCCCGGAAGACCTGCTGACCATCCAGAGCAATGCGCTGGCGTCGGGGCCTGTCATCACCGGTTCCGTACAGCCTGAGCGCAATGCGGACTTGCGTGCCGAAGTGTCGGCCGTGGTGATCCAGGTCATGAAGGAAAACGGTGAAGTTGTCAAACGGGGCGACGTGCTGGTACGCCTGGACGAAACGTCCATCCGCGACAGCCTCAATTCGGCCGAGGAAGCCAGCCGCGCCGCCAGCCAGGTGCTGGAGCAGTCCGAACGCATGTTCCAGCGCATGAAAACCCTGCGCGCCTCGGGCATGACGTCGACGCAGGCGCTGGAAGACGCGGAAATTCGCCGCAACAATGCGCAAAGCGACTTGTCCGCCGCGAAAAGCCGCGCCGCGCAAGCCCGCCAGCAGCTGCAGCGCACCCTCGTGCGTGCGCCGTTCGACGGCATCGTGAGCGAGCGCAAGGTATCGAATGGCGATACGGCGCAAATCGGCAAGGAATTGATCAAGGTCATCGATCCGACCAGCATGCGCCTCGAAGGCCTGGTGTCGGCCGACAAGATCGGCGTCGTCAAGGTGGGCCAGCCCGTGCTGTTCCGCATCAATGGTTATCCAGGCCAGGATTTCGCGGGCAAGGTGCGCCGCGTTGATCCTGCCGCTAATGCCGTCACGCGCCAGGTGGCCGTGCTGGTCGATTTCAATGACAAGGAACAACCGAGAGTGGCCGGCCTGTATGCGGAAGGGCGCATCGAGACGGAAACCGTCAGCGCGCTGATGATACCCGACTCGGCCTTGGTCAAGGCGGGCGACGTGACGTACACGTGGAAGGTCAAGGACAAAGCTTTGCATAAAGTTAACTTGCGCATCGGCGCGCGCGACGTGCGCACGGGCCAGTGGGAAGTGCAAAGCGGCCTGGCCAGCGGCGACACCGTGCTGCGTACGCCGGGCTCGACCTTCAAGGATGGGCAGAAAGTGGAATTGACGGCAGCCAAGGCCGTGCCAGCCGCCGCCGTGGCCAGCAGCAGCACCGCCGTTGCCGGTAAAGGAAACTAA
- a CDS encoding divergent PAP2 family protein, with translation MDIAYLVTPLITWVLVGPIKFLINSVRTRQWAFGLVGNGGFPSNHSAVVSSMATLIALREGIGHPAFGVAVTLAFIVIIDANSLRQHVGKQAAAINRLAKETASPAHTWLRERMGHTLVEIAGGLCTGVAIGFLINTVFGR, from the coding sequence GTGGATATCGCTTACCTCGTCACGCCCCTGATCACCTGGGTCCTGGTCGGACCGATCAAATTCCTGATCAACAGTGTCCGCACGCGGCAATGGGCGTTTGGCCTGGTGGGCAATGGCGGCTTTCCCAGCAACCATAGCGCCGTCGTTTCCAGCATGGCAACCCTGATTGCCTTGCGCGAAGGCATCGGCCACCCGGCCTTTGGCGTGGCAGTGACCTTGGCCTTCATCGTCATCATCGACGCCAACAGCTTGCGCCAGCACGTGGGCAAGCAGGCGGCGGCCATCAACCGCCTGGCCAAGGAAACGGCCAGCCCCGCGCACACCTGGTTGCGCGAGCGCATGGGCCATACCCTGGTGGAAATCGCCGGCGGCCTGTGCACGGGCGTGGCCATCGGTTTCCTGATCAACACCGTTTTTGGCCGCTAA
- a CDS encoding TerD family protein, with amino-acid sequence MAISLQKGGNVNLSKEAPNLKKIIVGLGWDPRSTDGATFDLDGSAFLLKSDGKVRGDSDFIFYNNLKSTDGSVVHTGDNTTGEGEGDDERIEIDLTRVPADIDRISITVTIHDADARRQNFGMVSKAFIRCLNAEGEKEIARYDLSEDSSTETAMIFGEIYRYNGEWKFKAIGQGFNGGLGPLARSFGVNA; translated from the coding sequence ATGGCAATCAGTTTGCAAAAAGGCGGCAACGTCAACCTGAGCAAGGAAGCACCAAACCTGAAGAAGATCATCGTCGGCCTCGGCTGGGATCCTCGTTCGACGGACGGCGCCACCTTCGACCTTGACGGTAGCGCTTTCCTCCTGAAAAGCGACGGCAAAGTCCGTGGCGACTCTGACTTCATCTTCTACAACAACCTGAAGTCGACCGACGGTTCCGTCGTGCACACGGGCGACAACACCACGGGCGAAGGCGAAGGCGATGATGAGCGCATCGAAATCGACCTGACCCGCGTGCCGGCCGATATCGACCGCATCAGCATTACCGTCACCATTCACGACGCCGACGCGCGCCGCCAGAACTTCGGCATGGTCTCGAAAGCCTTCATCCGCTGCCTGAACGCGGAAGGCGAAAAAGAAATCGCCCGCTACGACCTGTCAGAAGACAGCTCGACGGAAACGGCGATGATCTTTGGCGAAATCTACCGCTACAACGGCGAATGGAAGTTCAAGGCGATCGGCCAGGGCTTCAATGGCGGCCTGGGCCCACTGGCCCGCTCATTCGGTGTGAATGCTTAA
- a CDS encoding TIGR00266 family protein, whose protein sequence is MPVFSVTGDVDPFLHVSMKQGETIYCESDAMVMMETALDLKGKMTGGLGSAIMRRFANGESFFQQHIEAVRGSGDCLLSPTLPGAIEVVDVGARQYLLNDGAFVAATAGTEMKVRTQSIGNALFAQSGGFFVMETAGTGQVVVSGFGSMFQLDVEPGKDVVIDNSHVVCWDNSLKYEISVTTGGGASGGGIGGFLGNIVNSVTSGEGIVLRFSGSGKVFICSRNRDAFLKWTASGKAS, encoded by the coding sequence ATGCCAGTATTTAGTGTCACGGGCGACGTCGATCCTTTCCTTCACGTCAGCATGAAACAGGGCGAAACCATCTATTGCGAATCCGATGCGATGGTGATGATGGAGACGGCGCTGGACTTGAAAGGCAAGATGACGGGCGGCCTGGGCAGCGCCATCATGCGCCGCTTCGCGAATGGCGAATCGTTCTTCCAGCAGCATATCGAAGCGGTGCGCGGCAGCGGCGACTGCCTGCTCTCGCCCACCCTGCCGGGCGCCATCGAAGTGGTCGACGTGGGCGCGCGCCAGTACCTGCTCAACGACGGCGCCTTTGTCGCCGCCACTGCGGGCACGGAAATGAAGGTGCGCACACAAAGCATCGGCAACGCCTTGTTCGCCCAGTCGGGCGGCTTCTTCGTCATGGAGACGGCCGGCACAGGACAAGTGGTGGTGTCGGGCTTCGGCTCCATGTTCCAGCTCGACGTCGAGCCAGGCAAGGATGTCGTGATCGACAATTCCCACGTGGTCTGCTGGGACAACAGCCTGAAATACGAGATTTCCGTGACCACGGGCGGCGGCGCCAGCGGCGGCGGCATCGGTGGTTTCCTCGGCAATATCGTCAACAGCGTGACCAGCGGCGAAGGCATCGTGCTGCGCTTTTCCGGCTCGGGAAAAGTGTTTATCTGCTCGCGCAACCGCGATGCCTTCCTCAAGTGGACAGCTTCCGGCAAGGCTAGTTAG
- a CDS encoding ATP-grasp domain-containing protein yields MQRVWFNKTFSSVGTAMRLIREADSAATGGKPRYHIVCSNTNAHAAAFLSAHEYAVEPSGLTGHNYVEWCLEFCRDRHITIFWPGKEAGLIGSASARFAALGTRVLSVASEETLTLMHDKARFCDGLDLPMARPADYRAVTTIAEYDAAYAELRPLHRKLCIKPSESVYALGFAILDEERTSAQLLLAGAAYQINAQELRSGLAQMETFKTLLLMEYLDGHEYSADCVADQGKLICAVPRKKLHGGGSGQLIELRADLLAACDKLARDYRLNGVFNIQFRVGANGLALLEINPRMSGGIGMACAAGPNLPYLALAGFDQGFDKLTVPAIHEGMRVGEAAYAVELP; encoded by the coding sequence ATGCAAAGAGTCTGGTTCAACAAAACATTTTCCTCGGTCGGCACGGCCATGCGCCTGATCCGTGAAGCGGACAGCGCCGCTACTGGCGGCAAGCCCCGCTATCACATCGTGTGCAGCAATACGAACGCGCACGCGGCCGCCTTCTTGTCGGCCCACGAATACGCGGTCGAACCATCGGGACTGACGGGCCATAATTATGTCGAGTGGTGCCTGGAATTTTGCCGCGACCGCCACATCACGATTTTCTGGCCCGGCAAGGAAGCGGGTCTGATCGGCAGCGCCAGCGCGCGCTTCGCCGCCCTCGGCACGCGCGTGCTCAGCGTGGCCAGCGAAGAGACGCTGACCCTGATGCACGACAAGGCGCGCTTCTGCGACGGCCTCGATCTGCCGATGGCGCGCCCGGCCGACTACCGCGCCGTGACCACCATCGCGGAATACGACGCCGCCTACGCCGAACTGCGCCCGCTGCACCGCAAGCTGTGCATCAAGCCGTCCGAATCCGTGTATGCCCTGGGCTTTGCCATTCTCGATGAAGAGCGCACCAGCGCCCAGCTGCTGCTGGCCGGCGCCGCCTACCAGATCAATGCGCAAGAGCTGCGCAGCGGCCTGGCGCAGATGGAAACGTTCAAGACCCTGCTGCTGATGGAATACCTCGACGGCCACGAATACAGCGCCGACTGCGTCGCCGATCAGGGCAAGCTCATTTGCGCCGTGCCGCGCAAGAAGCTGCACGGGGGCGGCAGCGGCCAGCTGATCGAGCTGCGCGCCGACTTGCTGGCGGCCTGCGACAAACTGGCGCGCGACTACCGCCTGAATGGCGTGTTCAACATCCAGTTCCGTGTAGGCGCGAACGGCCTGGCGCTGCTGGAGATCAACCCGCGCATGTCGGGCGGCATCGGCATGGCTTGCGCGGCAGGCCCCAACCTGCCCTACCTGGCGCTGGCCGGTTTCGACCAGGGCTTTGACAAGCTCACCGTACCCGCCATCCACGAAGGCATGCGCGTGGGCGAAGCCGCCTACGCCGTGGAGCTGCCATGA